One Parageobacillus sp. KH3-4 genomic region harbors:
- a CDS encoding spore coat protein, producing MHCVPHVVGPIVHPPKCCVQHHFQATVVPHIHPSHTTHVNHHLFQHQHYFPHTESVVNQVANQQLYCGGPGPFPWGY from the coding sequence ATGCATTGCGTACCACATGTAGTGGGGCCGATTGTTCATCCACCGAAATGCTGTGTGCAGCATCATTTCCAAGCAACGGTCGTACCGCACATTCATCCATCTCATACGACACATGTCAACCATCATCTTTTCCAACATCAGCATTATTTCCCGCATACGGAGTCAGTTGTCAACCAAGTAGCGAACCAGCAATTGTATTGCGGAGGTCCTGGTCCGTTTCCATGGGGGTATTAA
- the gpsB gene encoding cell division regulator GpsB, whose protein sequence is MLAGRIKLTPKDILEKEFKVSMRGYNQDEVDQFLDIIIKDYETFQQEIEQLQQENARLKRQVEELQKRPSAQAGTTNYDILRRLSNLEKHVFGNKLYD, encoded by the coding sequence ATGTTAGCCGGTCGTATTAAATTAACACCAAAAGATATTTTAGAAAAAGAATTTAAAGTGAGCATGCGGGGGTACAATCAAGACGAAGTTGATCAATTTTTGGACATTATTATTAAAGATTATGAAACATTTCAACAAGAAATTGAGCAGTTGCAACAAGAAAACGCTCGTCTGAAGCGGCAAGTGGAAGAGCTGCAAAAACGGCCGTCGGCACAAGCAGGAACGACAAATTATGATATTTTGCGGCGGCTATCCAATTTAGAAAAACATGTGTTTGGCAACAAATTATACGATTAA
- a CDS encoding ribonuclease H-like domain-containing protein: MKQKLARWKEQLASRASVQEERPSMLFEEQREKEVPFLDEWRRKNVQPFFFDGDYCLIREVVYPLDYQHGRYRLGELHHIHERWQEASFAHPLSSKEHEVSDLFFFDTETTGLSSGTGHFIFLLGHARVYADRVVVRQHFLPHPGAEVALYQSFLSEVDYTTLVTYNGKAFDWPKVKTRHTLIRDAVPKLPAFGHFDLYHAAKRIWKQRLESVRLSNVEKEILQIERGEDVPGFLAPMMYMDFLSTPHPDRIFPVLRHNELDVLSLICLYIHLSRQLLEAPQLKDALEQLETARWFETLGETAAAKSVYERVIEKETKEAWQAKWQLSLLYKKEKRYKDAVNIWEQLWQHGNDTWKIKAGVELAKAYEHHFRDVHAAHRYAVSVYERWKALSRSYKQRDDAQEMELIKRIERLQRKLNR, translated from the coding sequence ATGAAGCAAAAATTAGCAAGATGGAAGGAGCAGCTGGCCTCCCGGGCTTCCGTTCAGGAAGAACGGCCTAGCATGCTCTTTGAGGAGCAACGAGAAAAGGAGGTTCCATTTCTTGATGAGTGGCGGCGAAAAAATGTGCAGCCGTTCTTCTTTGATGGAGATTATTGTTTGATTCGCGAAGTAGTATATCCGTTAGATTATCAGCATGGACGGTATCGACTCGGAGAGCTTCATCATATTCATGAACGTTGGCAAGAAGCTTCTTTTGCGCATCCGTTGTCAAGCAAAGAGCATGAAGTGAGCGATTTATTTTTCTTTGATACGGAAACGACCGGGCTTAGCAGCGGAACGGGCCATTTCATTTTTTTGCTTGGCCACGCCCGCGTATACGCCGACCGGGTTGTCGTCCGCCAGCATTTTTTGCCGCACCCGGGGGCGGAAGTGGCGTTGTATCAAAGTTTTTTGTCGGAAGTCGACTATACGACGCTTGTCACATATAACGGAAAAGCGTTTGACTGGCCGAAAGTCAAGACGCGCCATACGCTCATTCGCGATGCCGTCCCGAAATTGCCGGCATTCGGCCATTTTGATTTATATCATGCAGCAAAGAGAATATGGAAGCAAAGATTGGAGTCCGTTCGCCTTTCCAATGTCGAAAAAGAAATATTGCAAATCGAGCGCGGAGAAGATGTTCCTGGCTTTTTGGCGCCAATGATGTACATGGACTTTTTATCGACGCCGCATCCTGACCGGATTTTTCCGGTGCTTCGCCATAATGAACTCGATGTTTTATCATTAATTTGCCTCTATATTCATTTATCGAGACAGCTGCTAGAAGCACCGCAGCTAAAAGACGCGTTGGAACAGTTGGAAACAGCCCGCTGGTTCGAGACATTGGGGGAAACGGCTGCCGCGAAAAGCGTGTACGAGCGTGTGATCGAAAAAGAAACAAAAGAAGCTTGGCAGGCCAAATGGCAGCTCTCACTGTTATATAAAAAAGAAAAACGGTATAAAGATGCCGTAAACATTTGGGAACAATTATGGCAGCATGGCAATGATACGTGGAAAATAAAAGCCGGGGTTGAATTGGCGAAAGCGTATGAACATCATTTCCGTGATGTCCATGCGGCGCATCGTTACGCCGTCAGCGTATATGAACGTTGGAAAGCGTTGTCCCGCTCCTACAAGCAACGGGATGATGCGCAAGAGATGGAATTGATCAAGCGTATAGAGCGCCTTCAGCGGAAATTGAATCGTTAA
- a CDS encoding DEAD/DEAH box helicase, protein MKKKTLRELVEQLRDDPNVVYWHEIEPQEANTVPMPEHLDLRLRTALEKRGIASLYTHQASAFEAVRNGKHIVAVTPTASGKTLCYNLPVLQAIAENEHTRALYLFPTKALAQDQKSELHEIIEEMGVPIHSYTYDGDTPPNIRQKIRKAGHIVMTNPDMLHSAILPHHTKWVALFENLRYVVIDELHTYRGVFGSHVANVIRRLKRICEFYGSRPTFICTSATLSNCKEFAERLTGEEMTLIDNNGAPRGRKHFVFYNPPVVHPSLNIRKSAAAEVNRLAKQFLENGIQTIVFARSRVRVELILSHLQELIKDQLGRKTIRGYRGGYLPKERREIEKGLRSGEIIGVVSTNALELGVDIGQLQVCIMTGYPGTVASTWQQAGRAGRRHGDSLVIMVASSNPIDQYIVQHPEYFFQRSPETARINPDNILILVDHLKCAAYELPFRRGEKFGGVEVDEVLEFLTEQKVLHHRAGKWYWMSDAFPAHDISLRSASQENVVIIDISETGNHRVIGEMDRFSAMTLLHEEAIYLHEGVQYQVEKLDWEEKKAYVREVNVEYFTDANLAVQLHVLEEDRCEQKPQLSLHYGDVSVRAMATIFKKIKLSTFENIGSGPIRLPEEELHTTATWIELGEKLAQMDAPVVEQALVGISNMLRHLVPMFVMCDRTDIHVVPQMKAPHSGMPTIFLYDRYPGGIGLSEAVFERYDEIMEAVKHFIERCPCENGCPSCIGVIEAGNHSVKKNVIAFLHKLLASD, encoded by the coding sequence ATGAAGAAAAAAACGTTACGCGAATTGGTGGAACAATTGCGCGATGATCCGAATGTGGTATATTGGCACGAAATCGAGCCGCAAGAAGCGAATACAGTTCCGATGCCGGAACACCTTGATTTGCGTTTGCGAACAGCGCTTGAAAAACGAGGGATCGCTTCCCTTTATACGCATCAGGCGTCTGCTTTTGAGGCGGTGCGAAACGGAAAGCATATCGTCGCTGTCACTCCGACTGCCTCTGGGAAAACGCTTTGTTACAATTTGCCTGTACTGCAAGCGATCGCAGAAAATGAACATACCCGAGCGCTTTACTTATTTCCGACAAAAGCGCTTGCGCAAGATCAAAAAAGCGAGCTGCATGAAATCATTGAGGAAATGGGCGTGCCGATTCATAGTTATACATATGATGGCGATACCCCACCAAACATTCGCCAAAAAATCCGCAAAGCCGGCCATATCGTCATGACGAATCCGGATATGCTGCATTCTGCGATTTTGCCGCACCATACGAAATGGGTGGCATTATTCGAGAATTTGCGATATGTCGTCATCGATGAACTTCACACATATCGCGGCGTGTTCGGAAGCCATGTGGCGAACGTCATCCGCCGCTTGAAGCGCATTTGCGAGTTTTACGGAAGCCGCCCAACTTTTATTTGCACCTCTGCGACTCTTTCCAATTGCAAAGAATTTGCAGAACGTTTAACAGGCGAAGAAATGACGCTGATTGATAACAATGGGGCGCCGCGGGGGAGAAAACATTTTGTTTTTTACAATCCACCGGTTGTTCATCCATCTCTTAATATTCGCAAAAGCGCTGCGGCCGAAGTGAACAGGTTGGCAAAACAGTTTTTGGAAAACGGCATTCAAACGATTGTATTTGCCCGCAGCCGCGTTCGTGTCGAACTGATTTTAAGCCATCTTCAAGAGCTGATAAAAGATCAATTAGGTCGAAAAACGATTCGTGGCTATCGCGGCGGTTATTTGCCAAAAGAAAGACGGGAAATCGAAAAAGGGCTGCGCAGCGGGGAAATTATCGGGGTCGTTAGCACAAACGCGCTGGAGCTCGGCGTCGATATTGGCCAATTGCAAGTATGTATTATGACAGGGTATCCTGGAACGGTCGCAAGCACTTGGCAGCAGGCAGGGAGAGCCGGCCGACGCCACGGCGATTCCCTTGTCATTATGGTGGCGAGTTCCAATCCGATTGACCAATATATCGTACAACATCCGGAGTATTTTTTTCAGCGCTCTCCGGAAACGGCGCGGATTAATCCCGACAATATCCTTATTCTCGTCGACCATTTGAAATGTGCTGCATATGAACTTCCGTTTCGCCGCGGCGAGAAGTTTGGCGGCGTGGAAGTAGACGAAGTGCTTGAATTTTTAACAGAGCAAAAAGTATTGCATCACCGTGCCGGCAAATGGTATTGGATGAGCGATGCATTTCCGGCGCATGACATTAGCTTGCGTTCCGCATCCCAAGAAAATGTCGTCATTATCGATATTTCCGAAACCGGCAATCACCGCGTCATCGGCGAGATGGACCGGTTCAGCGCAATGACGCTATTGCACGAAGAGGCGATTTACCTTCATGAGGGTGTGCAATATCAAGTGGAAAAACTCGATTGGGAAGAAAAAAAAGCGTATGTCCGCGAAGTGAACGTAGAATATTTTACGGATGCCAATTTAGCTGTGCAGCTTCATGTATTGGAAGAAGATCGCTGCGAACAAAAACCGCAGCTGAGCTTGCACTACGGCGACGTTTCTGTTCGTGCGATGGCGACCATTTTTAAAAAAATTAAATTGTCCACATTTGAAAACATTGGTTCGGGGCCGATCCGTTTGCCGGAAGAGGAGCTGCATACGACGGCGACATGGATCGAACTCGGCGAAAAGCTGGCGCAAATGGACGCGCCGGTCGTGGAACAAGCGCTTGTTGGAATTTCCAATATGCTTCGTCATCTCGTACCGATGTTTGTTATGTGCGACCGCACCGATATTCATGTTGTGCCGCAAATGAAAGCACCTCATTCTGGAATGCCGACGATTTTTTTGTATGATCGTTATCCGGGCGGCATTGGTTTGTCGGAAGCGGTTTTCGAACGGTATGATGAAATTATGGAAGCAGTGAAACATTTTATCGAACGCTGTCCGTGTGAAAACGGCTGCCCTTCTTGCATCGGGGTAATCGAAGCGGGCAATCATTCTGTGAAAAAAAACGTCATTGCCTTTTTGCATAAACTGTTAGCAAGCGATTGA